In Chromobacterium rhizoryzae, one genomic interval encodes:
- the mutY gene encoding A/G-specific adenine glycosylase: MHSSFAARLTAWQKTHGRHDLPWQVSDPYRIWLSEIMLQQTQVKSVLEYYPRFLARFPDVTALAAAPQEDVLALWSGLGYYSRARNLHKAAQMVMAEFGGRFPAERQQLERLPGVGRSTAAAIASFAFGQRETILDGNVKRVLTRCFGIDGFPGEKPVEQRLWRLAEALLPQDAALMSAYTQGLMDLGATVCSRGKPACTVCPMVDGCAAAREGRTGELPTPRPKKTVPTRHTVMLLATHGDKVWLLRRPPSGIWGGLLSLPEFETSLQIEDWLARNGHGDVLPAWPELEHVFTHYRLIITPVPLRLDALRAEAAMEDSGQWLPLSAAPDAGVPAPVRRLLLRLAE, translated from the coding sequence CTGCACAGCTCCTTCGCCGCGCGCCTGACCGCCTGGCAAAAAACGCATGGACGCCATGATCTGCCGTGGCAGGTCAGCGACCCGTACCGGATCTGGCTGTCCGAGATCATGCTGCAACAGACCCAGGTCAAAAGCGTGCTGGAATATTACCCGCGCTTCCTCGCCCGCTTTCCGGACGTGACGGCGCTGGCCGCCGCGCCGCAGGAAGACGTGCTGGCCTTGTGGAGCGGCCTGGGCTATTACAGCCGGGCGCGCAATCTGCACAAGGCTGCGCAGATGGTGATGGCCGAGTTTGGCGGCCGCTTTCCGGCCGAGCGCCAGCAACTGGAGCGCCTGCCCGGCGTGGGGCGTTCCACCGCCGCGGCGATTGCTTCTTTCGCTTTCGGCCAGCGGGAAACCATTCTGGACGGCAACGTCAAGCGCGTGCTGACCCGTTGCTTCGGCATCGACGGCTTCCCCGGCGAGAAGCCGGTGGAACAGCGTTTGTGGCGATTGGCCGAAGCGTTGTTGCCGCAGGATGCGGCGCTGATGAGCGCCTACACTCAAGGTTTGATGGACCTGGGCGCCACGGTGTGCAGCCGCGGCAAACCGGCCTGTACCGTCTGTCCGATGGTGGACGGCTGCGCGGCGGCGCGCGAGGGCCGCACCGGCGAGCTGCCGACGCCGCGGCCGAAGAAGACGGTGCCCACGCGCCATACGGTGATGTTGCTGGCCACCCATGGCGACAAGGTGTGGCTGCTGCGGCGGCCGCCCAGCGGCATCTGGGGCGGTTTGCTGTCCTTGCCGGAGTTTGAGACTTCGTTGCAGATCGAGGACTGGCTGGCGCGCAACGGCCACGGCGACGTGTTGCCGGCCTGGCCGGAACTGGAGCATGTGTTTACGCATTACCGATTGATCATTACGCCGGTGCCGCTGCGCTTGGACGCGTTGCGCGCGGAGGCGGCGATGGAGGACAGCGGGCAGTGGCTGCCCTTGTCCGCCGCCCCGGACGCCGGGGTGCCGGCGCCGGTGCGCCGGCTGTTGTTGCGTTTGGCCGAGTAG
- a CDS encoding RelA/SpoT family protein, with protein MVSVVRSMADTLADAANPQRWLEGLSSSLSGEEQAMLTRALDEARALYCGKTMAQTGEDLFSHAVAAAAIVADLNLLPDAIVATLMFAASDYREDWQPWLCETFNPTVAVLVEGVNGVRRITELARIDKLSTPEERARQAETMRKMLLAMVADIRVVLIKLAWRTQTMHYLAEVEDETVRRRIATETLDLFAPLANRLGVWQIKWELEDLGFRHTEPDSYKRIAKLLDERRLERIDYIDRLLDTLRTELKNAGVKAEVAGRPKHIFSIWKKMKKKKLDFSELYDIRAVRILVERLPDCYTALGIIHGTWQPIPGEFDDYISHPKANNYRSLHTAVIGPEDKAVEVQIRTFEMHEHAEFGVAAHWRYKEGGKGDAAYEEKISWLRQLLDWREEMSDREGLAEAFKTELFADTIYVLTPQGRVMALPFGATPIDFAYSVHTNLGHRCRGAKVEGQIVPLSTPLQNGQRVEIITAKEGGPSVNWLHDGWVKSHRAISKIRQHIRLLNADTVRETGKMLFERELARHSHMQPNLGALAEKLGYDKLEEVYGALGHGELTTRVVSNAIVSFAPPPPVDVAPESLVKASKGGHDAGGVLIEGVDNLMTVLAKCCKPAPPDGVMGFVTKGRGISIHRTSCLTLKKLSVEAPERLIAAEWGDQRSSVFPIDIEIIAMDRPGLLRDLSDVLSREKLNLIGVNTLSRDTRARMRFTVEVRQVQDISRVLSRMMELSGVQEARRL; from the coding sequence ATGGTTTCCGTAGTTCGTTCGATGGCTGACACCCTGGCAGACGCGGCTAATCCGCAACGCTGGCTGGAGGGCTTGTCTTCTTCGCTGAGCGGAGAAGAGCAGGCGATGCTCACTCGCGCCTTGGACGAGGCGCGCGCCTTGTACTGCGGCAAGACCATGGCCCAGACCGGCGAGGACTTGTTCAGTCACGCGGTGGCCGCCGCCGCCATCGTGGCGGATCTGAACCTGTTGCCGGACGCCATCGTCGCCACCTTGATGTTCGCCGCTTCGGATTACCGCGAGGACTGGCAGCCCTGGCTCTGCGAAACCTTCAATCCCACGGTGGCGGTGCTGGTGGAGGGGGTCAACGGCGTGCGCCGCATCACCGAGCTGGCGCGCATCGACAAGCTGTCCACGCCGGAAGAGCGCGCGCGCCAGGCGGAAACCATGCGCAAGATGCTGCTGGCCATGGTGGCCGACATCCGCGTGGTGCTGATCAAGCTGGCCTGGCGCACTCAGACCATGCACTACCTGGCCGAGGTGGAGGATGAGACGGTGCGCCGCCGCATCGCCACCGAGACCCTGGATCTGTTCGCGCCGCTGGCCAACCGCCTGGGGGTGTGGCAGATCAAGTGGGAGCTGGAGGACCTGGGCTTCCGCCATACCGAGCCGGACAGCTACAAGCGCATCGCCAAGCTGTTGGACGAGCGCCGGCTGGAGCGCATCGACTATATCGACCGGCTGCTGGACACCCTGCGCACGGAGTTGAAGAACGCCGGCGTCAAGGCGGAAGTGGCCGGCCGGCCCAAGCACATCTTCTCCATCTGGAAGAAGATGAAGAAGAAAAAGCTGGATTTCTCCGAGCTCTACGACATCCGCGCGGTGCGCATCCTGGTGGAGCGGCTGCCGGACTGCTATACGGCGCTGGGCATCATTCACGGCACCTGGCAGCCGATTCCCGGCGAGTTCGACGACTACATCTCCCATCCCAAGGCCAATAATTACCGCAGCCTGCACACCGCGGTGATCGGGCCGGAGGACAAGGCGGTGGAGGTGCAGATCCGCACCTTCGAGATGCACGAGCACGCCGAGTTCGGCGTGGCCGCGCATTGGCGCTACAAGGAGGGCGGCAAGGGCGACGCGGCCTATGAGGAGAAAATCTCCTGGTTGCGCCAGTTGCTGGACTGGCGCGAGGAGATGTCGGACCGCGAGGGCCTGGCCGAGGCGTTCAAGACCGAGCTGTTCGCCGACACCATCTATGTGCTGACGCCGCAGGGCCGGGTGATGGCCTTGCCGTTTGGCGCCACCCCCATCGATTTCGCCTATTCGGTGCACACCAATCTGGGCCATCGCTGCCGCGGCGCCAAGGTGGAAGGGCAGATCGTGCCCTTGTCCACGCCGCTGCAAAACGGCCAGCGGGTGGAGATCATCACCGCCAAGGAGGGCGGGCCGTCGGTGAACTGGCTGCACGACGGCTGGGTGAAGAGCCATCGCGCCATTTCCAAGATCCGCCAGCACATCCGCCTGCTCAACGCCGACACCGTGCGCGAGACCGGCAAGATGTTGTTCGAGCGCGAGCTGGCGCGCCACAGCCATATGCAGCCCAATCTGGGCGCGTTGGCGGAGAAGCTGGGCTACGACAAGCTGGAGGAAGTGTACGGCGCGCTGGGCCACGGCGAGCTGACCACGCGCGTGGTGTCCAACGCCATCGTCAGCTTCGCGCCGCCGCCGCCGGTGGACGTGGCGCCGGAAAGCCTGGTCAAGGCCAGCAAGGGCGGCCACGACGCGGGCGGCGTGTTGATCGAGGGCGTGGACAATCTGATGACGGTGCTGGCCAAGTGCTGCAAGCCGGCGCCGCCGGACGGGGTGATGGGCTTCGTCACCAAGGGGCGCGGCATTTCCATTCACCGCACGAGCTGCCTGACGCTGAAAAAACTGTCGGTGGAAGCGCCGGAGCGGCTGATCGCCGCGGAATGGGGCGACCAGCGCAGCAGCGTCTTCCCCATCGATATCGAAATCATCGCCATGGACCGGCCCGGCCTGCTGCGCGATCTGTCCGACGTGCTGTCGCGCGAGAAGCTGAACCTGATCGGCGTCAACACCCTGTCGCGAGACACTCGCGCCCGCATGCGTTTCACCGTGGAGGTGCGCCAGGTGCAGGACATCAGCCGGGTGCTGTCGCGGATGATGGAGTTGAGCGGGGTGCAGGAGGCGCGGCGTTTGTAA